The Synechococcus sp. RS9909 genomic interval GCGCTGGCGGGATCTGTTCAACGGATGCAGCCCCGGCTCAGAACAGTGAGCCCTGCACCGCCGCCTCCGCTGAAGCGCGCGACGGTGTCAGCGGCCGGGCCTGCCAGCCGTCCGGGGCCCAACCACTCAGCAAAGGCTCGAGAGCGCGCAACTCCGCACCGTCACTGGGCGCCATCCAGGCCTCCTCCAGGCCTGCGGGAATGAGCACCGGCATCCGGTCGTGGAGGGGCCTGATCAGGGCATTGGCCTCGGTGGTGAGCACGGTGCAGGTGTCCACCTCACTGCCATCGGCCCCGAGCCAGCGCTCCCAGAGGCCGGCGATCCAGATGGGCTCACCATCGTCCCGGACAATCCGATGGCCCTTCTCGAAAAAGGAGGTGGCCGGAATCAGGCAGCGCCGGTGTCGCCAGGCGCCACTGAAACTGGCCTTCTCCGCCACGGTTTCCGCGCGGGCATTGAAGGGCCTGGGGCCGGTGGAGGGATCCTTGCTCCAGGAGGGAATCAGCCCCCAGAGCATGAGGGACGCCTCGGTGTGGCCCTCGTCGCGCCGCAGGGCCAGCAGCGGTTCACCGGGACGGATCAGATCCCTGGGGGCGTAATGACGCCGGTGCTCCCCATCCAACCGCTCCCGCAGCGGCGCCGGCAAACCGTTGACCTCGCTGCTCAAGGCAAAGCGACCGCACATCAACCGAGCTCCAGGCAGGCCAGACCAAACACGTCATCCAAGGAAACCGCAGGACAGGGGCCGCGATACATCCGCAGGGTTCCGCCCACCCGCTCAAAACCCAGATCAGCCAGCAGCGGCCCAGCGCCGGGGTTGGCTCCGGGCGAATCGATCAGCACCACCCCCGGATGCTGGCTCAGTAGCTCTTGGATCAGCAATGCCGCCAAGGCAGGCGTGTCAGCGAGGAGCGGCCCGATGCGCCACCCCTCCCCCCGCGGCAACAGGCAGGGGCGGATGCGGCCGAAGCCATGGCAGCGACCCTCGCCATCGATCAGGGCCTTGACGGTGCCGGCGCGATGGGCGAGCCAATCAGCGAGAAAGTGAGGGCGCGGACTCGGTTCCCGTTGAGCGTCGTAGAGCTGCACTGCGGCCTGGGGAATCGCCCCTCCCTCCAGCAGGCGCATCCCTTCCGGCAGGGCAGGGCCCACAAGCGCAGCAGCCTCGCCACTGATCTGCTGACTCATCTGCTGACTGATCCGCTGCCAGCGACTGGTGGGTGAGGCCGAACGGAACCCCCAGCCGGCGTAATCCTCAATCCGGTTGATCGCGGCTTCCAGACCCACGCAGGGGAGATCGGCGAGATGGTCGAGGGCGTGCTGCCAGAGCTGTCGCCCATACCCCCGCCCCCGGTGCTCAGGCACCACGATGTACAACCCGATGAAGCCGTACGCGAGGTTGTACTTGACGCCAGCGATGCAGCCAACCGGCTCGCTGCCCAGCCAACCGATCCAGAGCCCCTGACGGTCGGTATGGCGGTAGATCTCCACATCGCCCAGGCCTGGCGCGAAACCCTCACGCCGGGCCCAATCCGTGAGCCGATCCACCTGATTGGGCTGGAGGGGCCGGATCTGCAACGTTGACATCCAACGGCGCCCAAGCGATCACCCATTCAGGCATGCGCGCACTCAAGCGCACGACCTGCCAGGATTGGTCAAGAAATACAACGCATCATTGACATGACCACGGAATCTCTTCTCACCCTCATGCTCGGCTTCGGAGCTGCGGCCACCAGCCTTGCCTTCTGGAAGATCAGCCAGGCTGGATCGAGCTCCAGCGAAGGCTGAATAAGCTCCCAGCATCCGACCTCGCTCCGATGCCTCCTGATCCTTACCTCTACGAGCCGCTGGAGAGCTTCGGGGAGAGCCTCAGCTCCCGGAAGCCATGGAACACCTCCGCCCTGATCGCAGTTGAGCGACTCAATGGACGTGTCGCCATGCTCGGCTTCGTCGCCGCCCTGATCGGTGAATGGATCAGCGGAGTGGGGCCGGCCGGTCAGGTGATGGCACTGCTGCGCTGGTATCTCAGCCTCGGGTGAATGATGCATCCACCCAGCAGCAGTGAGCTGCTCAAGCTTGAGCAACAAGTCCGCCGTGAGGGAACTGGCATCAGAAGTTCCGACCTGCAGGGATCCTGGCGCCTACAGAGTGTCTGGTCTCGCAGCGGCACGGAAACCAGCGCTGTCACCAGCTGGATGCTGCGCCTTATCAACGCCCGACTGGAACTGAGCGAGACGGGTGATGGATCGCTCTCCATCAGCAACGCGGTGAATCTGGGAGCTCTGGAGCTTCGTTTTCGAGGCATCGCTCAACTCCATGGCCAACGGCCCCTCTTGCGCTTTCAGTTCGACAACCTCTCCCTGAGCTTCAGCAATCAAACGCTGCTGCAGCGCCCACTCAACCCAACAACAGAGCCACGTCGTCAACCCTTTTTTGCCCTGATCCGGCGTGATCCCTCCGGCTGGCTGGCCGCCCGCGGTCGGGGTGGTGGATTGGCGCTTTGGAGCCTCAAGGGTTGAGGTGCTGTTCCGGCCAACCCTGATCCCGCAACCAGCAGCGACGGCGATGGGGGTGGGGTTTGAGATCGAGCTGCTCCACCCGCTCCAGTTGCACTCTGATCAAAGCAAACACGTCCGGCTGGGGGACACCATCAGGGATCTGCTCAGGCCAGGGGCCCTCCGTCTTGAAGGGGCCTCCTGGCTGGGGCCAGTCCCAGACTGCACGCCCCCGAGGCGTGAGCCGCTGCCAGTGATGCTCAAGGGCCTCGTGATCCTGCTCGCCATCGATGACCCGGGCGAGGCCGCGCAGACGAAATTGCTCGCGGGTTTTGCGAAACAGCCAGCACAGTTCCACCCTGGGCTGATGCCGAAGGTCGTTGGGCTTCTCACTGCGCGTATCGGTGAGCAACTCCAGCTCCCCTTGGGCACTCCAGCCGCGAAACACCAACGTCCTCACCCGAGGACAGCCCTCCGCGGACACCGTGGCCAGTTGCAGCCAACCAGCCCCAGGGGCGCGACCCTCCCGTTGCCGAGCGGCACGCAGGAGGGGGCGCCAGGGAGGTAATGCCCCAAGCGCCCCGTCGGCCATCTCAAGCTGCTGCATCAGCCTGCAACCAGGGATCAAGGAACGCCAGGGGCCGATGCATGGTGGCCGAGAAGCCGAGGATCCCCCTATCCCGGTGGACGTAAAGCGGGGAGTCATCGGCAGCCAACAGAAACGTTCCACCCCGTTGAGTGATGAAACGGTCATCGGGCACATAGGTGCGCCAGCGACGCAACACCTCGTTCATGTTGCGCAAACGCACAGTGGCCAATTCGAACGGACGCTGAAAGCCATGGCCGCCAGCACGTCGAAAGAGAGCTGCAGGAAACGCTGGCAACACCCCGGTTTCAACCACCGCCTCGTCATCGAAGCACTGCGGTGCTCTGCGATCCCCGGTGTAACCACGCACCACCTCAGCCAGCGTTCCGGGCGAACCGATGCCCGCGCACATCAGGAACAAAGCAGGCCAAGGGCCTCCCGGCAGCTGCAGGCCGGGAGAGCATCCCAGGGCACGATGCAGGGAGGCATCCGCCTCAACCTGAAGTCGTTCGCGGGGGAAGCCTGTGAAAGCGCAGAAGCGATCGGCGCCGGCGCCGTCTCCAATGGCGATCGCCAGAACCTGGATGCCGACCCGGTCAAGCTGAGGCAGAACCGGCACCAGCGCCTGGGCGTATTCGAGAGAATCAAAGTCCCCAAGCTGGCTGAGCAGGAGCACGAGTCGGGGTGCCCCAGCTTCCATGCCAGGAACCGCTGCCAGGCGCGACAACAACGGCTGCAGATCGATCATCCCAGGGGCGGCAGCAACTCAGGCTCCGGGGTCGCCAGGGCTGCACAGGGTTCAACAGCGGCCACGTCAACCTGAAAAGCGAACTCCTGCAATTCCGCATCCAACTCCAGCAGCATCAGGGCCAACGACTGAGCCAGATCTCTGCTGAAGGTTCGCGACATGCCAGGTCTCATGCGGGACTCATCCCTTGTAGAAGGCCGGCAGCCACCGCCGTGGCTGCCGTCGCAGCTCAAACACAAAACGTGCCGGAGCCGCGGATCGATCACTGGTGCTCTCGCTGCCAGCGGGTCAGATTCGCTGGAGAAAACCTGTGACCGTGACGGAGCGCAACCTTGGCAACACAGGTGTTGTCGGTGCCGCAGCTCTCCACTTCACGACGGATCGTGTCGTTGCTTTGAGCCTTGGCGAGGAAGGTCTCCAGTTGTTTCATCGACATGGGCAAGCCGGCGATGGGACTCCCCACCGCTAGGCACCAACCCGTGGGTATGGAGCGACACATCGCTTTTTCTTCGGCTATGGGGCGCTGGGAGCTAATCCCAGAAGCCTGGCCAAGAGGCGCTTAACCCCAGCATGGGCCCCGTCGAACCGGCGATGTCGACCAACTACGAGATATCAATGCCCGCCCTGGCTTGGGCACCACTCAACGACAGCGGCATAGGTCATGACCCATGAGCCACTGAAGGAATCGAAAACGAGATAGAGGTGTTCTCAGATGGGGTGAGGGATGACCTTCTGCAACAGCGCGAAGAGAGCAGATGTGAATCGCTGCCTCTAACTGACAAAGCTACTGGCGAATTGCCGATCCAGGAACTGAATCCGCTATGCATACAACCCATAAAGCTGCTCACGCCAGTGGCGGGCAGGGTTCAAAAATTCAGGGTAGTACCGCAGAGGCTAAGTGAGCGATTATGAACAGCAGGCCAACAAGCAAGGACGAACGCATAGACAACACCAAGCGAAGCCGCTAGAAATCCACTAGCCCTAAACCTCACAATGAGCACCATTGCGTGGCCTGAGGATTATGTCACTTCCGATGGCAGCGGCCTCAATACAACAGCACTATTGAGTGATTTCAAGAGCAGCACAGGCCTCGGAGATCTCACAGAGAATGAGAGAAAGATATTCGATGCGACCCTGGAGGCCACGATCTGGTCCTATCCGCTGAATGAGACCCATAGATTATTTTCACTTAATACGATCAGCGAGGCACCCAGAAACAGATTATTTAAACCAGACTATATAACCAGCTGGTTGAACAAAAACTCGACACCGGCACCTGATGCGTCTGTGTACTACATGACTGCATGGCTGGATCTCAACCGGATCGACGGCCGGGACCATGGGGAACAGGTTCTGCAACTTCCAGCCAACCCTGATGGGCTCTATTACATTCTCGCCGTTCTCGATAGCTACATCAACACGAATGGATCTCTTGGCCCCAGGACCGCTGCAGAGATCAATAGCACATCTCCCCAATACATCCTCCTGGCTGGCCCTGACAGCCCTCACTACAAGGGCAGTCACACGACAGTGACGATCGCGGGTAGCAAACTCAACATTCTCCGCATCGACACCCCACGAGCCTGGATCACAGCGCGCTTCGCCACGAACACGCTGGATGCAGAAGCCATGGCGGCAACCCGTGCCTTCATCAACGGATCAAGGTCTGAACCAGGTAGCGGCTTCCAGATCACCACATTAAAGGATTTCAAATCCACAGGAACAGTCCCGCACCGAAGACCAAAACACGAACCCAATGAAGGAATCCGAGTTGAAGTTGCACGCGATCTATACGGGAGCACTCCACAACGGGCCGAACATTACTTCAAACAAGTATCGGAAGCCCTCACGCTTAATCCCATTCCAGATACCCGCACCAATTCCTTTCAACCTCCTGCTTACCAGGTCTGGATCCACAATCAAAACAGTGTTCAGGACCAACAGAAAAACCCCAACACCATCTACCAACCCCCTTCCGCACTCTCTTCTCGTCGAAAAAACGATCTCAATGAGCGCTTTGCAGCCATCGGCCTCAATCTAGAAGAGGGCTTTCAGCAGCCTGCCAACTGGACAACACAAGAGCGCCAGATCTTTCAAGAGTCCTATCGTTTTGCCCTAAATTTTCTCCAAAAAGCTACCGACGACGCTTCCAAGGGCATTCCACTCCTACACCACGGGTGGCACATCACGAACAACCACATCGGGGTCTATCCCAATACCTGGAAATCGTGGCTAGTCCGCGCCGGGGCCGCCGTGGAAGGGGGAGCGGCCAATATCCCCAATGACGCTGTTTACCCCACGACGCAGCGCGATAGCGACGGACTTCAGCTCACGAGTACTTACAACTACCGAATCACCCTCCCTGCCACAGCCAATCAACAGTCCATCGCAGCATATGCACCGGCTCAGGGTTTCTGGTCATTCACGATTTATCAACCAAACCCCGGAAATGCATACCAGCCCTTCCTGATCGAGAACGCCATCCAGAACACCGCTTACACACCCATCGATGAGACGGCCACGCTCACAGCCGACGGCAGGATCAAAACGAGTAAGCCACCGAACTGGAATGACAGCACTGCCTTAGGAACAGCATTATTAACAGGCAAAGAAAAGCCATCCATTGAGGGAATGGAAAAAGACACGATATATTACGTCTACAGCGCAGAAGAAGTTGGCAACAGCATCTTACTAAAGCTGGCCTCAGATTATCAGCCTACATATAGCAACGGAATCCCAGTTGGAGGAGAGGGATCACCCACCCAGCCGGTCTCCCTTAAGGGCTCAGCCGGCAGCACCCTGTCATTTGGTTGGATCAATCCTGTGGCCCAACTCGGTTCCAGCCAACTGCCGGGAGAGACGAATGCAACCACCACACTTGCCACCGAAAGCGACGGAAGCATCAACCTTCTTCTTTCCAATCTGGCACCAGACACCAACCGGCAGAATTGGCTCCCCACACCTCTGGTCACCAACGCAGGTTCCGGCCATCCCAGAAAAGCCCATGAATTTGAGGTCATGGCTCGCTACTATTGGCCAACCGAGGGTGATCCCTCCATTCTCGACAAAAAACATTCACCAGGATTTTATAAACCTCCAGCAATCGAAAGACTGGGCCTGAATCGCATCAAAACCTGGGATTTACTTTCTCAATCGGCGCGTCAACTCGCCTTGCAAAGTGACGCCAATTTCGACTCCATTAACCCATTAAACTCGACATCCCCCTTTAACGACGAAGTCGTGGGAGCCCTGCTGGATCTGCGCTTCCTTCCGGACTCCCTTGAGGGAAGAAAGACCACGGTGAACTACAGCTATTCCCGCAACGCCGACTACACCAATCAACTCTTCTTTTACGCCATTGATGACGTGACTGGCAGCATCAATGGTCTCCCACCCTCAGACAGCGAGTACCTCAACGAGGCCTGGTCACGCAGGCTGCAGCCAGACGCGCCGATTGTTGCCGATTTTGATTCCACCAGCAAAGGATCAATCCAACTCACAGCCGGCCAACTTTTTGCTCCGATCATCAACAACGGCAAAGGCCAGATGTTGACCGCTTTCGACAGTGCCAATGCCAGGGACTATCGCCATTTCGATCTGCTCAGCGGTAGCAGCTTCGCCTTTGAAGATCTGCTCAATGGCGGCAATGAACATGACCGGAACGACGGCATCTTCACCATCACCTCGATCGACCTCTCAGCTCCCTGACAGCGCCAGCGACAAACGGCTGAGCTTTGCCTCGAGGTAGGCCAGAAACGGCTCGGCCGACAGGGGGCTTCCACTCACCTGCTCCACCAGCTGCTCCGCATTGAGGGCACGGCCGATCGGATGCACGTGCTCGCGCAACCAGGCGAGCATGCCGCCGAGATCACCACGGGCGATGTGGTCTTCCGGGGCGCCGATCGCCGCGGTCATCGCTTCACTCAACTGGGCACTGATGAGATGGCCGAGCAGATAGGAGGGGAAGTAACCGAACAAGCCCTCGCTCCAGTGCACATCCTGCAAACACCCCTCGGCGTCATCAGCGGGCTTGACCCCAAGCAGCTCTTCGTAGCGACGGTTCCATTCCTGCGGCAGATCGTCCACTGCCAGCCCCTGCTCCAGCAGGGCCAGCTCCAGATCCGTGCGGATCATGATGTGTAGCCCGTAGCTGAGTTCATCCGCCTCGACGCGATTGCAGCCCGGCGCCATCGGATTCATCGCCTGCCAAAACTCCCGCGCTGAACCCAGCGGGGCACCCGCCGCCGCAAATCGCTGCCACCAGCGTTCGGCGAAGGGGAGGCTGCGGGCCACCCGGTTTTCCCAGAACAGCGACTGGCTCTCGTGCACGGCCATCGACGTGGCCTGCCCCAGGGGCCAGGCAAACCACTGATGGCTCGCGGTGGGCAACCCCTGCTCATAAAGCGAATGCCCCCATTCATGGGCCGTGGCCAGGAAACAGGAGAGGGGCTGACCGGCCACCACCCGGGTGGTGATCCGGAAATCCCTGGGGCCAAGGGTGATCGAGAACGGATGCGGGGATGCGGCCACGCAGGTGAGCGCCGGATCCTGGCCCCAGTCGGTGAGCAGCTGATCACAGAGCTGCTGCTGAGTCGCGGCAGGCAGATCCCAACTGAGGGATGTGGGCCTCGGACCGCTGCGCAGCTGATCCAGCAGTTCCGGCAACCGCTTGCGCAAGGGCGCAAACAACTGCTGAAGTCGCTCCAGGCTGAGATCGGGCTCGAAAGGCTGGGCCAGGGTCTCCCAACAACTGCGCGGTTCCGCCAGCTGGCGGGCCTGCTCCTGTCGCAGGGCGACCATTCGGGCCAGAGCCGGCGCGAACAGGCTGAAATCGGCGCTGGCTTTGGCCTGCTGCCAGCGGTCGTAGCCCTCAGCCTTGGCCGTGGCCAGGGCACTGACCAGATCGGGATCGAGGGCCTGCTGGCGGCGCAGATCCTGCTCCAGAAGATCGAGATTGCGGCCGCGGGCCACCAGATCGGGATTGGCCGCAGCGCCCGCTGCCGCGATGGCGACACGCCAATCCTGCCGAGCTTCGGCGATCAGGTCGGCATAGGAGGCAGCGCTCTGGCGGGCATGGAGCTGACGCGCCAGCAGGGCCAGCTGCTCACCACGCCAGGCGGCTCCCCCGCTGGGCATGCGTGTGTTCTGATCCCAGTAGAGCGTGCTCTGGATCGAACCGAGCAGATTGGTTTCCCTCAGATGGCGACCCAGTTGCTCCCAGGCTGTGTCTCCAGCGCCCATGCCATGCCCTTTAACGGGGCACGTTACGGGTGCGACGGCGGGCTTGCTGCTCGCTGGTCCAGGCAGCCCAGTGGCGCCACTCCACTTCACTGGCGGGCTGCACAGCGGCCACCAGAGCGTTATCGGTCCAGTAGTCGGGCGAGTCGAGGGTGCCCAGATGGATCGGGCAGGAGGGTCCGGCTTTCATGGCAGTTCTTTCGATTGTCTTAAGCTTGGCTCAGCTTGGGACGCATCGGCAAGGGGTGCAGCCCGCCGCAACCGTCAGTCGACCACCTCACCGTCGACGGTGATCTCAAAATCAATGCCGAAGCGGTGGGCGGTGGCGCGAAAACGCCGCGCCAGCTCGATGAACAGCTTCTTCACCAAGGCATCGTCGAAGTCGTAGATCTCGAGATTGGCCGTCTTGGCCACAGCCTGCAGAGCCTCGATCAGCTTCTCCACCCGCGGCGCGAACACCTTGCCGAAACGGGCGCGCTTCTCGGCGGCACTATTGAAATCAGGCGTTGCCGCCATCGCAGTCGGATTCCTGAGGGATCCGGGCAGTCTGGTGCACATCCTTCGCCTCGACAGAGCCGCCGGTGCCCCTGCCGATCGTCTACCACCCGCGCTACTCGACTCCACTGCCCAGCAGCCATCGCTTCCCGATGGCGAAATTCCGCCTCCTGCATGACCTGCTGCTGGAACGCGGCTGGATCAGGCCCGATGCGGTGAAACGGCCCGTGAGCATCGCCCGCCGCGACCTCGAACGCATTCACGATCGCTCTTATCACCAGGCCTTCAGCCGAGGACAGCTCGGCCGGGCTGAACAACGCCGGATCGGGCTTCCGAACAGCCATGCCCTAGTGCAACGCACCTGGTTGGCGGTGGGCGGCACCCTGCTGACGGCGCGGCTGGCCTTGCGTCATGGCATCGCCTCCCACCTGGCCGGTGGCACCCATCACGCCCATCCCGGCTATGGCAGCGGCTTCTGCATTTTCAACGACTGCGCTGTGACCGCCGCCGTGCTGCTGGCCGAGGGGGCCGTGAAGCGACTGATGGTGGTGGATCTGGATGTGCACCAGGGCGACGGCACCGCGGCCTGTTTCGCGACGGATCCCAGGGTGTTCACCCTCTCGGTGCACGCCCAGAGCAACTTTCCGCTCCGCAAGGGCCGCAGTGACCTGGATCTGCCCCTGGCCGACGGCACGGACGATGCGACCTACCTCAGCACGATCGGCGATCGCCTTCCCGATCGGCTCGACACCGTCCGCCCCGATCTGGTGCTGTACAACGCCGGTGTGGATCCCCACAGAAACGACCGACTCGGGCGCCTGGCTCTCAGCGATGAAGGACTGCTGCATCGCGATCGGCTCGTCCTCGATGCCTGCCTGCGCCGCAACATTCCAGTGGCAACGGTGATCGGCGGTGGATATGACGCACTCGAGCCCTTGGTGCAACGGCACGCCCTGATCATTCGCGCCGCGCT includes:
- a CDS encoding GNAT family N-acetyltransferase, which produces MSTLQIRPLQPNQVDRLTDWARREGFAPGLGDVEIYRHTDRQGLWIGWLGSEPVGCIAGVKYNLAYGFIGLYIVVPEHRGRGYGRQLWQHALDHLADLPCVGLEAAINRIEDYAGWGFRSASPTSRWQRISQQMSQQISGEAAALVGPALPEGMRLLEGGAIPQAAVQLYDAQREPSPRPHFLADWLAHRAGTVKALIDGEGRCHGFGRIRPCLLPRGEGWRIGPLLADTPALAALLIQELLSQHPGVVLIDSPGANPGAGPLLADLGFERVGGTLRMYRGPCPAVSLDDVFGLACLELG
- a CDS encoding histone deacetylase — its product is MPLPIVYHPRYSTPLPSSHRFPMAKFRLLHDLLLERGWIRPDAVKRPVSIARRDLERIHDRSYHQAFSRGQLGRAEQRRIGLPNSHALVQRTWLAVGGTLLTARLALRHGIASHLAGGTHHAHPGYGSGFCIFNDCAVTAAVLLAEGAVKRLMVVDLDVHQGDGTAACFATDPRVFTLSVHAQSNFPLRKGRSDLDLPLADGTDDATYLSTIGDRLPDRLDTVRPDLVLYNAGVDPHRNDRLGRLALSDEGLLHRDRLVLDACLRRNIPVATVIGGGYDALEPLVQRHALIIRAALEQARLHGL
- a CDS encoding DUF1214 domain-containing protein, producing the protein MSTIAWPEDYVTSDGSGLNTTALLSDFKSSTGLGDLTENERKIFDATLEATIWSYPLNETHRLFSLNTISEAPRNRLFKPDYITSWLNKNSTPAPDASVYYMTAWLDLNRIDGRDHGEQVLQLPANPDGLYYILAVLDSYINTNGSLGPRTAAEINSTSPQYILLAGPDSPHYKGSHTTVTIAGSKLNILRIDTPRAWITARFATNTLDAEAMAATRAFINGSRSEPGSGFQITTLKDFKSTGTVPHRRPKHEPNEGIRVEVARDLYGSTPQRAEHYFKQVSEALTLNPIPDTRTNSFQPPAYQVWIHNQNSVQDQQKNPNTIYQPPSALSSRRKNDLNERFAAIGLNLEEGFQQPANWTTQERQIFQESYRFALNFLQKATDDASKGIPLLHHGWHITNNHIGVYPNTWKSWLVRAGAAVEGGAANIPNDAVYPTTQRDSDGLQLTSTYNYRITLPATANQQSIAAYAPAQGFWSFTIYQPNPGNAYQPFLIENAIQNTAYTPIDETATLTADGRIKTSKPPNWNDSTALGTALLTGKEKPSIEGMEKDTIYYVYSAEEVGNSILLKLASDYQPTYSNGIPVGGEGSPTQPVSLKGSAGSTLSFGWINPVAQLGSSQLPGETNATTTLATESDGSINLLLSNLAPDTNRQNWLPTPLVTNAGSGHPRKAHEFEVMARYYWPTEGDPSILDKKHSPGFYKPPAIERLGLNRIKTWDLLSQSARQLALQSDANFDSINPLNSTSPFNDEVVGALLDLRFLPDSLEGRKTTVNYSYSRNADYTNQLFFYAIDDVTGSINGLPPSDSEYLNEAWSRRLQPDAPIVADFDSTSKGSIQLTAGQLFAPIINNGKGQMLTAFDSANARDYRHFDLLSGSSFAFEDLLNGGNEHDRNDGIFTITSIDLSAP
- a CDS encoding pyridoxamine 5'-phosphate oxidase family protein; the encoded protein is MQQLEMADGALGALPPWRPLLRAARQREGRAPGAGWLQLATVSAEGCPRVRTLVFRGWSAQGELELLTDTRSEKPNDLRHQPRVELCWLFRKTREQFRLRGLARVIDGEQDHEALEHHWQRLTPRGRAVWDWPQPGGPFKTEGPWPEQIPDGVPQPDVFALIRVQLERVEQLDLKPHPHRRRCWLRDQGWPEQHLNP
- a CDS encoding Nif11 family protein, with translation MSMKQLETFLAKAQSNDTIRREVESCGTDNTCVAKVALRHGHRFSPANLTRWQREHQ
- a CDS encoding peroxiredoxin-like family protein; the protein is MIDLQPLLSRLAAVPGMEAGAPRLVLLLSQLGDFDSLEYAQALVPVLPQLDRVGIQVLAIAIGDGAGADRFCAFTGFPRERLQVEADASLHRALGCSPGLQLPGGPWPALFLMCAGIGSPGTLAEVVRGYTGDRRAPQCFDDEAVVETGVLPAFPAALFRRAGGHGFQRPFELATVRLRNMNEVLRRWRTYVPDDRFITQRGGTFLLAADDSPLYVHRDRGILGFSATMHRPLAFLDPWLQADAAA
- a CDS encoding carboxypeptidase M32; its protein translation is MGAGDTAWEQLGRHLRETNLLGSIQSTLYWDQNTRMPSGGAAWRGEQLALLARQLHARQSAASYADLIAEARQDWRVAIAAAGAAANPDLVARGRNLDLLEQDLRRQQALDPDLVSALATAKAEGYDRWQQAKASADFSLFAPALARMVALRQEQARQLAEPRSCWETLAQPFEPDLSLERLQQLFAPLRKRLPELLDQLRSGPRPTSLSWDLPAATQQQLCDQLLTDWGQDPALTCVAASPHPFSITLGPRDFRITTRVVAGQPLSCFLATAHEWGHSLYEQGLPTASHQWFAWPLGQATSMAVHESQSLFWENRVARSLPFAERWWQRFAAAGAPLGSAREFWQAMNPMAPGCNRVEADELSYGLHIMIRTDLELALLEQGLAVDDLPQEWNRRYEELLGVKPADDAEGCLQDVHWSEGLFGYFPSYLLGHLISAQLSEAMTAAIGAPEDHIARGDLGGMLAWLREHVHPIGRALNAEQLVEQVSGSPLSAEPFLAYLEAKLSRLSLALSGS
- a CDS encoding SOS response-associated peptidase → MCGRFALSSEVNGLPAPLRERLDGEHRRHYAPRDLIRPGEPLLALRRDEGHTEASLMLWGLIPSWSKDPSTGPRPFNARAETVAEKASFSGAWRHRRCLIPATSFFEKGHRIVRDDGEPIWIAGLWERWLGADGSEVDTCTVLTTEANALIRPLHDRMPVLIPAGLEEAWMAPSDGAELRALEPLLSGWAPDGWQARPLTPSRASAEAAVQGSLF
- a CDS encoding chlorophyll a/b-binding protein, which translates into the protein MPPDPYLYEPLESFGESLSSRKPWNTSALIAVERLNGRVAMLGFVAALIGEWISGVGPAGQVMALLRWYLSLG